A section of the Polynucleobacter sp. AP-Sving-400A-A2 genome encodes:
- a CDS encoding flagellar protein FlgN gives MVIPHPSMSFDDLLEFLKGIANAIEGLRKALEANDMDRLPESLDSTNQALDAIQNYPGGADKLKQDIHQFESAQTKQLLALLDEASVNHQINGDLIRLAMQRSSAMQSFIAQQAPSATYGSDGGVPGSVGGVLSRKV, from the coding sequence ATGGTGATACCACATCCGTCCATGTCTTTTGATGATTTATTGGAGTTCTTAAAGGGTATTGCAAATGCTATTGAGGGTCTGCGTAAAGCCTTAGAGGCAAACGATATGGATAGACTCCCAGAATCGCTAGACAGCACTAATCAGGCTTTGGATGCTATTCAGAATTATCCAGGAGGTGCTGACAAGCTCAAGCAAGATATTCACCAGTTTGAGTCAGCACAAACTAAGCAATTATTAGCATTACTAGATGAAGCCTCGGTTAATCATCAAATCAATGGCGACCTGATTCGCTTGGCCATGCAACGAAGCTCTGCTATGCAATCTTTTATCGCCCAGCAAGCCCCAAGCGCTACTTATGGAAGTGATGGGGGAGTGCCAGGATCAGTAGGCGGCGTTCTATCTCGCAAAGTATAG
- a CDS encoding flagellar protein FlaG, whose product MGEITSKSAASVIPSGSAQLNQPPGMGTVVSARTNTDAQAVSAAASVEFKPSNIQQITQQSRQAVEAAAQQMQSFVSSMGRNLDFSIDGSTGYHVVRVTNPSTGEVIRQMPSEEVLRLAHSFDQISALIHQKA is encoded by the coding sequence ATGGGAGAAATTACTAGTAAATCTGCTGCATCAGTCATTCCATCTGGCTCTGCACAACTTAATCAACCTCCAGGTATGGGTACGGTAGTAAGTGCTCGCACTAATACAGATGCTCAAGCCGTTTCTGCTGCCGCTAGCGTAGAGTTCAAACCTTCCAATATTCAACAAATCACTCAGCAATCCCGTCAAGCAGTCGAAGCCGCTGCCCAGCAAATGCAAAGTTTTGTTAGTTCTATGGGACGCAATTTAGATTTTTCGATTGACGGCTCTACCGGCTACCATGTGGTCCGCGTAACCAATCCGAGTACTGGTGAAGTGATCAGGCAGATGCCCTCTGAAGAGGTCTTGAGATTGGCACATAGTTTTGATCAGATTTCAGCTCTGATTCATCAAAAGGCCTAA
- a CDS encoding tetratricopeptide repeat protein, which produces MQFDNPRLQAGVSNLERGRYEAAFEVFFDIAVNEADEEASFALTRMCFDGQLNPEQVNKLFEWLNSNSRESNGYANFNVGLLYELGIGDIARNIKTAVHYYEKAIKDEVLDAYCNLGNIYVFGSGADHGVPKDIPRGVELLTVGANGGSRVAAYNLGTLYEKGTAITQDYDKAFYFLTLATLQKHVHAHRCLIIFEKAIKGDFTKAYDAAEQQFWKIQNMRKLYRAL; this is translated from the coding sequence ATGCAATTTGACAATCCCCGTTTACAAGCTGGTGTTTCTAACCTGGAGCGCGGTCGCTACGAGGCTGCTTTTGAGGTTTTTTTTGACATTGCAGTCAACGAGGCCGACGAAGAGGCTTCTTTTGCCCTGACCAGAATGTGCTTTGATGGGCAATTAAACCCTGAACAGGTAAATAAGCTATTTGAATGGCTCAATTCCAATAGCCGTGAGAGTAATGGCTATGCCAACTTCAATGTAGGCCTGTTATATGAATTGGGTATAGGCGACATCGCTCGTAATATCAAGACAGCGGTTCATTATTATGAAAAAGCCATCAAAGATGAGGTTTTGGATGCCTATTGCAATCTAGGGAATATATACGTATTCGGTTCAGGCGCTGACCATGGGGTGCCAAAAGATATCCCTAGAGGTGTTGAATTGCTCACTGTGGGAGCCAATGGGGGCAGCCGAGTAGCCGCCTACAATTTAGGCACTTTATACGAAAAAGGCACCGCTATCACCCAAGATTATGACAAAGCATTCTATTTTTTAACGCTGGCCACCTTGCAAAAACACGTGCATGCGCACCGCTGCCTGATTATTTTTGAAAAAGCGATCAAGGGCGATTTCACCAAAGCCTATGATGCTGCAGAACAACAATTCTGGAAAATTCAAAATATGCGCAAACTCTATCGCGCACTTTAA
- the fliD gene encoding flagellar filament capping protein FliD: MAISSTSSSTSSGTASIDVASIVSQLMATENKPMTALKDKIASKTTLISDLGTLKSKVASFQTALESLQDPTAMSSAVASSSDETIVKITNSTGAIQGRHDILVSQVAQPAQMTFDQFGSSTANAGLAAGDAFSITIGSRSYTYTPPTGVTLATTTIDNLKNWVNALGDNLSASIVPTSGSNYALKIQGTQPGTDNAISYSHTSSGVAVNGLGSPVVAPTIVAAQNAAFTLDGVSYTRRTNTITDALSGVTINLVKADTAHQSISVDKGEDQAPQVMQGLVDAFNDLVTTAKKLSVRASSANGVKTDGSLAGSPTALNFLNQIKSMLNGDIHYTLAGNPGTISMGELGFEMKYDGTAKFNATTFKEVSNAPAILASGIKVGYQTYVVRDPETGLEISKNTTNVTLNSYLTSLLKVTTSTTDAGTQTLAGAFDQMIKNEQSNIDNMNKKERALQLQLDQKQRSYISQYSALNELLFKLSNTSNSLTNALSGLTNGQNNN, encoded by the coding sequence ATGGCGATTTCCTCCACATCCTCAAGCACTAGCTCCGGTACTGCCAGCATCGATGTGGCTAGTATTGTCTCGCAGTTGATGGCGACTGAAAATAAGCCGATGACAGCGCTGAAGGATAAAATCGCTAGCAAGACTACGCTCATTAGCGATTTAGGCACATTAAAGAGTAAGGTAGCTAGTTTCCAAACAGCACTAGAAAGCTTACAGGACCCAACTGCTATGTCATCAGCGGTTGCCTCTAGTTCAGACGAAACCATCGTCAAGATTACGAATTCAACTGGTGCAATTCAAGGGCGGCATGACATTTTGGTGAGTCAAGTAGCTCAGCCTGCTCAGATGACCTTTGATCAGTTTGGATCTAGTACGGCCAATGCGGGATTGGCTGCGGGTGATGCATTTTCGATCACCATTGGTTCAAGGTCATATACCTACACGCCACCAACAGGCGTAACGTTGGCCACCACCACGATTGATAATCTGAAAAATTGGGTCAACGCCCTTGGTGATAATCTAAGTGCCAGCATTGTTCCAACATCAGGAAGCAATTACGCCCTAAAAATTCAGGGAACCCAGCCGGGTACTGATAATGCAATCTCTTATTCCCATACATCCTCGGGGGTGGCGGTCAATGGTCTAGGATCCCCAGTTGTTGCCCCTACCATTGTGGCTGCTCAAAATGCCGCCTTTACGCTAGACGGCGTTTCGTACACCAGACGTACAAACACCATTACCGATGCCCTATCAGGCGTCACCATTAATCTAGTTAAGGCTGATACGGCACATCAAAGTATTAGCGTGGATAAGGGGGAAGATCAAGCCCCTCAAGTGATGCAAGGTCTTGTGGATGCCTTTAATGACTTGGTCACCACCGCTAAAAAATTAAGCGTAAGAGCAAGCTCTGCTAATGGCGTCAAAACTGATGGCTCCTTAGCTGGTTCACCAACGGCTTTAAATTTTTTAAATCAAATTAAGTCGATGTTGAATGGCGATATTCATTACACTTTGGCTGGCAATCCAGGCACGATTAGTATGGGTGAGCTAGGTTTTGAAATGAAATACGATGGCACGGCAAAATTTAATGCAACAACTTTTAAAGAAGTGAGTAACGCGCCAGCAATTTTAGCCTCGGGAATTAAGGTTGGTTATCAAACCTATGTAGTAAGGGATCCTGAGACTGGGTTAGAAATCAGTAAAAACACCACTAACGTTACTTTAAATTCTTATCTCACCTCTTTATTGAAGGTCACTACATCAACTACTGATGCAGGCACCCAGACATTAGCCGGCGCTTTTGATCAGATGATTAAGAACGAGCAAAGTAATATAGATAATATGAACAAAAAAGAACGTGCCTTGCAACTTCAATTAGATCAAAAGCAGAGAAGCTACATTAGCCAATACTCCGCTTTAAATGAATTATTGTTTAAATTAAGTAATACTAGTAACTCGCTAACAAATGCATTAAGCGGTTTAACAAACGGTCAAAATAATAATTGA
- the fliE gene encoding flagellar hook-basal body complex protein FliE, protein MSTPNVDAMITRMQALAAAASGKPVAADTQGANGVDFSAILKNAIENVNTAQNSAQAKAQSFSTGASDTSLEDVIVSLQKANLSLQGMIAVRNKLVDAYKEVTNLQV, encoded by the coding sequence ATGAGTACTCCAAACGTAGATGCCATGATTACCCGGATGCAAGCGCTTGCTGCTGCAGCTAGTGGTAAACCTGTCGCTGCAGATACTCAAGGCGCCAATGGAGTTGACTTCTCTGCTATTTTGAAAAATGCCATTGAGAACGTCAATACAGCTCAAAATAGCGCCCAAGCAAAAGCCCAATCATTTTCTACCGGCGCATCCGATACTTCATTGGAAGATGTGATCGTCTCTTTGCAAAAAGCCAACCTTTCGCTGCAAGGCATGATTGCAGTTCGAAATAAACTAGTTGACGCCTACAAAGAAGTCACCAATCTACAAGTCTAA
- the flhA gene encoding flagellar biosynthesis protein FlhA produces the protein MKILGVDLSKVRPSAQGAIPILVLLVLVMMLVPLPAILLDVLFTFNIALSIIVLFTAINIKTFKDFVAFPTVLLLTTLLRLSLNVASTRIVLMEGYKGTDAAGKVIEAFGVFLIGGNFAVGIVIFIVITIINFVVITKGSGRVAEVSARFALDSMPGKQMAIDADLNAGLIQQEEAKSRRADVAQEADFFGSMDGASKFVRGDAMAGIMILVINLIGGLLIGVLQHNMDFGKALATFAALTIGDGLVAQIPALIISTAAGILVTRVATEDDFSGQVSKQFEANSSALGVVAAVLGILGVLPGMPHFIFLGFACLFGGLAYLAYQKIDRNAKAAELAASQPPEVNQELEWKDVPIVEPLSLELAYRLIPLVDKGDESDLIKRIRAIRRKFVTQVGFLIPSVHIRDNLQLNAETYRILLYGAEVGRGQCLPDRLLAIQQSGNETLPGLEVKDPTFGMPAVWIERSLRDEAIAKGYTVVEPAVVITTHLDHLIHQYAGELLGRQETQDLVDHFKMSYPKLVEDVIPKIVSLAQLQRLLQLLLDESIPIKDMRTILEVASEFAAKLGDPLEVLPHIRYALRRTIVQDSLGEGNSYQVLGIQPEFERLIEQSIGQGAIAPDGLIEPSLARMFGEEVISGVQELESQNLPPVIVSGTRTRMTLSRIARRVCPQAIVLALSELPPTSNLEFYKVLCSQTGKTP, from the coding sequence ATGAAGATCTTAGGTGTTGACCTCAGCAAAGTAAGGCCATCAGCGCAAGGCGCTATCCCGATCTTAGTCTTGCTCGTCTTAGTGATGATGCTGGTGCCGCTGCCAGCTATCTTGCTCGATGTTCTATTTACTTTCAATATTGCGCTATCGATCATTGTTCTATTTACGGCGATCAATATTAAGACCTTTAAAGACTTTGTTGCTTTCCCAACGGTCTTGCTGCTCACCACCTTGTTGCGCCTTTCATTAAATGTAGCCTCGACCAGAATCGTACTGATGGAGGGCTATAAAGGAACAGATGCAGCGGGAAAAGTGATTGAAGCCTTTGGGGTGTTCTTAATTGGCGGTAATTTTGCGGTCGGTATTGTGATCTTTATTGTGATCACCATCATTAACTTCGTGGTGATCACCAAGGGTTCAGGCCGAGTTGCCGAAGTTTCTGCCCGTTTTGCCTTAGATTCAATGCCTGGCAAACAAATGGCGATTGACGCGGATCTCAATGCAGGTCTAATTCAACAAGAAGAGGCAAAATCGCGGCGCGCCGATGTGGCTCAAGAAGCAGACTTTTTTGGCTCCATGGATGGTGCCTCGAAGTTTGTTCGAGGTGATGCCATGGCCGGAATCATGATTTTGGTCATTAACCTCATTGGTGGTTTGCTCATTGGGGTCTTGCAACACAATATGGATTTTGGCAAAGCCTTAGCTACCTTTGCTGCTCTGACCATTGGTGACGGCCTAGTTGCGCAAATCCCTGCGCTCATTATTTCTACTGCGGCCGGTATTTTGGTTACCCGGGTTGCTACTGAAGATGACTTTTCTGGGCAGGTCTCTAAGCAATTTGAAGCAAACAGTAGCGCCCTGGGCGTGGTGGCAGCGGTACTGGGGATTTTGGGTGTTCTGCCCGGGATGCCCCACTTTATCTTTTTAGGCTTTGCTTGCCTTTTTGGCGGCTTGGCCTATTTAGCTTATCAAAAGATCGATCGTAATGCTAAGGCGGCCGAACTTGCGGCCTCACAGCCTCCCGAGGTAAACCAAGAGCTTGAATGGAAAGATGTTCCGATTGTCGAGCCCCTGTCTTTGGAACTTGCCTATCGACTCATTCCACTCGTAGATAAAGGTGATGAGAGCGATTTGATCAAGCGCATTCGGGCGATCCGGCGCAAGTTTGTGACTCAGGTGGGTTTTTTAATTCCGTCAGTACATATTCGCGATAACTTGCAACTTAATGCAGAAACTTACCGCATCTTGCTTTATGGTGCTGAGGTCGGTCGTGGTCAATGCCTACCTGATCGCTTGCTTGCTATCCAGCAAAGCGGTAATGAAACCTTGCCGGGACTAGAAGTAAAAGATCCTACTTTCGGTATGCCGGCAGTATGGATTGAGCGCAGTCTGCGAGACGAAGCGATTGCTAAAGGTTATACCGTAGTTGAGCCAGCCGTCGTGATTACCACCCATTTAGATCATTTAATTCATCAATATGCCGGTGAGTTGTTGGGTCGCCAAGAAACGCAAGATTTGGTAGATCACTTTAAGATGAGTTATCCCAAGTTAGTAGAAGATGTGATTCCAAAAATTGTGAGTCTTGCACAGTTGCAACGCCTCTTACAGTTATTGCTTGATGAAAGCATTCCAATTAAGGATATGCGCACCATCTTAGAGGTCGCTAGTGAGTTTGCCGCTAAGCTTGGTGATCCACTAGAGGTATTGCCCCACATTCGCTATGCGCTAAGACGCACCATTGTTCAGGATTCGCTAGGCGAAGGTAACTCCTACCAAGTGCTAGGCATTCAGCCAGAGTTTGAACGCTTAATTGAGCAATCGATTGGTCAAGGGGCTATTGCACCCGATGGTCTGATTGAGCCATCTTTGGCCCGGATGTTTGGCGAAGAAGTCATTAGCGGAGTTCAAGAATTAGAGAGTCAAAATCTGCCGCCAGTCATTGTCAGTGGCACCCGCACCCGCATGACGCTATCTCGGATTGCTAGAAGAGTTTGCCCCCAAGCGATTGTTTTGGCCCTAAGTGAGTTACCACCGACATCCAACCTTGAATTCTATAAAGTACTTTGCTCCCAAACGGGCAAAACCCCTTAA
- a CDS encoding flagellin, translating to MSTVINTNMASVYAQNNLSAAQSKLATSVQRLSSGVRINSAKDDSAGLAISMGMSSQIAGLEQANHNLSDIIGMAQVAETALSTIQDMLLRMKTLGTEFGNNALSTDQKTAITTEAQSIKDQVDLTIREAVYNGVNLLDTSGSTTYDIQSGVDVGTTISFTVANATVDTTATDFSVVDADLLRISNERAKMGALVGRATYSSQNLMAQSANMQNARSAIVDTDFASETAQLTKGQIMQQAATAMLAQANQMPNVILSLLK from the coding sequence ATGTCAACCGTTATCAATACAAACATGGCTTCTGTGTATGCCCAAAACAATTTGAGCGCTGCTCAATCTAAATTGGCTACATCTGTGCAACGACTCTCATCTGGTGTGCGTATCAACAGCGCAAAAGACGACTCTGCTGGTTTAGCAATTAGTATGGGTATGTCTTCACAAATCGCCGGTCTTGAGCAAGCGAACCACAATTTAAGTGACATCATCGGTATGGCGCAGGTAGCTGAGACCGCGTTATCCACGATTCAAGATATGCTGTTGCGTATGAAAACTTTGGGCACTGAGTTCGGTAACAACGCCCTTAGCACAGATCAAAAAACAGCGATCACTACAGAAGCACAATCCATTAAAGATCAAGTTGATTTGACGATTCGTGAAGCGGTTTATAACGGCGTTAACCTACTCGATACCAGCGGTTCTACTACCTACGATATTCAGTCTGGCGTTGATGTTGGTACCACTATTTCATTTACTGTAGCCAACGCTACTGTTGACACTACTGCTACAGACTTCTCAGTAGTTGATGCTGATCTATTGCGTATCTCTAACGAGCGTGCAAAGATGGGTGCTCTAGTAGGTCGTGCTACTTATTCTTCACAAAACCTCATGGCTCAAAGTGCCAATATGCAAAATGCGCGTTCAGCGATTGTGGATACTGACTTTGCTTCTGAGACAGCACAATTGACTAAGGGTCAGATCATGCAACAGGCCGCTACAGCGATGTTGGCCCAAGCAAATCAAATGCCTAACGTCATCTTGTCATTATTGAAATAA
- the flhF gene encoding flagellar biosynthesis protein FlhF translates to MGPQKFTAPSSAEALKLIRTRMGPDAMVISTTDIDHGVEIVAISSKDLASLSDPTLANSMAKKPASYSPNYTSNRPIGRSNLGSNSGSNSGSNFGSSFDRAIAPPSARNPFSADLPLGSLRRNPARVERADRTERSVRAPGSETFTPTSFNGAERIRRGDASVINPSNNDAFFSASASAAVSAKKKQDAIAFAEAKADAKAALNPASIANEIPVSSATATSSTLTSINTDSISTVSTLSLPAAASAPKVEQLLAEISEVKYLLQSHVAGNLWGNIQQESSHVTEIVKHLLNSGFSPKLCAQIARNLPDDFNTQQLIKNAREQVKCLIKTSQAFDLFDRGGVFAFIGPTGVGKTTTVAKIAARCVLRYGRNQVALLTTDTYRIGAQEQLKTYAKILGLSVTALRDSEDLASKIKEFSNRKIILLDTAGVSQRDTLMVEQCQLLQNGSDRAKRILVMSSTTDLRTQEEVINLHNQAMQNSHNNKLDSVIITKIDEAAHLAPVIDSVIRHDLSILFVSNGQRVPEDLSLPDINYLSHRAMAMRAFSETFSITDEQVPAILSDHLGDWIRKVNS, encoded by the coding sequence ATGGGCCCCCAAAAATTTACCGCCCCAAGTTCAGCAGAAGCCTTAAAGCTGATACGCACCCGTATGGGCCCCGATGCCATGGTGATCTCCACTACAGATATCGACCATGGCGTAGAAATCGTTGCCATTAGTTCTAAAGACCTTGCTTCACTTTCAGATCCTACGCTTGCCAATAGCATGGCAAAAAAACCGGCTAGCTACTCCCCAAATTACACCTCAAACAGACCGATTGGACGCAGCAACTTAGGGAGTAACTCAGGCAGTAACTCAGGTAGCAACTTTGGCTCTAGCTTTGATCGCGCCATTGCGCCTCCCAGTGCTCGCAATCCTTTTAGCGCAGACTTACCCTTAGGGTCTTTGCGCCGTAATCCCGCTAGAGTTGAACGTGCTGATCGCACAGAGCGCTCCGTTAGGGCTCCGGGATCAGAAACTTTTACACCCACTTCTTTTAATGGCGCTGAACGTATCCGTCGCGGGGATGCAAGTGTCATTAATCCATCGAATAATGACGCCTTCTTTAGTGCTAGTGCTAGCGCCGCCGTCAGCGCCAAAAAGAAACAAGATGCGATTGCCTTTGCAGAAGCAAAAGCAGATGCTAAAGCAGCGCTCAATCCGGCTTCGATTGCTAATGAAATCCCAGTTTCCAGCGCTACTGCTACGTCCTCAACTTTGACAAGCATCAACACTGATTCCATATCCACAGTCAGCACCCTATCATTACCTGCAGCTGCAAGCGCTCCAAAAGTAGAGCAATTACTCGCTGAAATTAGCGAAGTGAAGTATCTACTGCAATCACATGTGGCTGGCAACTTATGGGGTAACATACAGCAAGAAAGCTCCCACGTAACGGAAATTGTGAAGCACTTACTCAATAGTGGGTTTTCTCCGAAATTGTGCGCTCAAATTGCGCGCAATTTACCTGATGATTTTAATACCCAACAGCTCATTAAAAATGCGCGTGAGCAAGTCAAATGCTTAATCAAAACTTCTCAGGCGTTTGATCTATTTGATCGCGGTGGTGTCTTTGCCTTTATTGGTCCAACCGGTGTCGGTAAAACTACCACTGTTGCTAAGATTGCAGCGCGCTGTGTTCTGCGCTATGGTCGTAATCAAGTGGCACTGCTCACCACCGATACCTACCGAATTGGGGCTCAAGAACAACTCAAGACTTATGCAAAAATTTTAGGCCTGTCTGTTACAGCGCTGCGCGATAGTGAGGATTTAGCAAGCAAAATTAAAGAGTTCTCTAATCGCAAAATTATTTTGTTAGATACCGCTGGTGTGAGTCAGCGAGATACTCTGATGGTTGAGCAATGCCAACTTCTCCAGAATGGATCAGATCGTGCAAAACGGATTTTGGTAATGAGCTCTACTACGGATTTACGTACCCAAGAAGAGGTGATTAATTTGCACAACCAAGCAATGCAAAATAGTCACAACAATAAATTAGACTCTGTCATCATTACTAAAATTGATGAGGCAGCCCACTTAGCGCCAGTCATTGATAGTGTCATTCGTCACGATTTATCAATTTTGTTTGTTTCAAATGGTCAGCGAGTGCCTGAAGACTTAAGTTTGCCTGATATTAACTATCTAAGTCATCGCGCGATGGCAATGCGCGCTTTTTCTGAAACGTTTTCTATTACCGACGAACAGGTTCCCGCTATTTTGTCTGATCACCTGGGCGACTGGATTCGCAAAGTCAATTCATGA
- a CDS encoding flagellar protein FliS, giving the protein MSRKAAYRYAENETMTAVLGGDARELIVLIHQRIFDHLKLAKQDLEKGKLGIEYFIKASDLIQQGLLGCLDYEKGKDVAHNLSAIYVWSMQELLNARVGRSPEKVQDVINTLTPLYEAWIELSPNSVSLSQAG; this is encoded by the coding sequence ATGTCAAGAAAAGCAGCCTATAGATACGCAGAAAACGAGACGATGACTGCAGTCTTGGGTGGCGACGCTCGTGAACTCATTGTATTAATTCATCAACGGATTTTTGATCATTTAAAACTCGCTAAGCAAGACCTTGAAAAAGGCAAATTAGGGATTGAGTACTTTATTAAAGCAAGTGATTTGATTCAGCAGGGCTTGCTGGGTTGCTTGGATTATGAAAAAGGCAAAGATGTTGCCCATAATCTGAGTGCTATATACGTATGGTCTATGCAAGAGCTATTAAACGCTAGAGTGGGTCGTTCACCAGAGAAGGTGCAAGACGTCATTAATACGCTGACCCCACTATATGAAGCTTGGATTGAGCTATCCCCAAATAGTGTCAGCCTCAGTCAAGCGGGTTAA
- the flgA gene encoding flagellar basal body P-ring formation chaperone FlgA produces MPLFHRFLIWGVFCSLSQTLYAALPPDLEQTIKRFIQKSPTVNGLRVETEWLEPNLTIPACLGGSIEILTPPGARLWGRSMIQLRCTKAAWLINVPVNIHAYGDYVVASRYLPFGQKLESGDIRVIEGDLTVLPDDVLRNPRAAYERVLGKSLQMGMPIGLNDLKESAVIKVGDPVRIQLTGKDFQVSGEGVAQTTGMIGDMVRVRLSDGQVLQGKVLRPGIISVNME; encoded by the coding sequence ATGCCGCTTTTTCATCGCTTTTTGATATGGGGTGTATTTTGTTCGCTATCGCAAACCCTTTATGCTGCTTTACCTCCAGATCTTGAGCAAACCATTAAGCGATTTATACAAAAAAGTCCTACCGTTAATGGTTTGCGGGTGGAGACTGAATGGCTCGAGCCTAATCTCACGATTCCAGCTTGCTTGGGCGGTAGCATTGAAATTTTGACTCCCCCAGGTGCTCGTTTATGGGGTAGGTCCATGATCCAATTGCGTTGCACCAAAGCTGCTTGGTTAATCAATGTACCGGTCAATATTCATGCTTATGGAGACTATGTTGTTGCCAGCCGCTACCTGCCTTTTGGTCAAAAGCTCGAAAGTGGGGATATTCGGGTAATAGAGGGTGATTTAACCGTCTTGCCAGATGACGTACTTCGAAACCCTAGGGCGGCTTATGAGCGGGTTTTGGGTAAATCTTTGCAAATGGGCATGCCAATTGGGTTAAACGATTTAAAAGAATCTGCCGTAATAAAGGTAGGAGATCCTGTTAGGATTCAATTGACAGGAAAAGATTTTCAGGTTTCGGGGGAAGGTGTTGCCCAAACCACCGGAATGATTGGGGATATGGTTAGGGTGCGCTTATCGGACGGGCAGGTTTTACAAGGCAAGGTATTAAGGCCTGGAATTATTAGCGTAAATATGGAATAA
- a CDS encoding FliA/WhiG family RNA polymerase sigma factor: protein MKPSSYFASLDVDEAIRTHLPLVKRIAHQICSRLPPNVEVDDLIQEGLTGLLDALKRYEPQPNLAFEAYAKTRIRGAIYDSCRKNDILPRNQRDELVGIEKVTRRLEQTLGRHPSEKEIAHGADLTIEAYHAIITNMVHLMPLDDLSDDLMPSDTDESDPMRSVAMSQFAERIALVLSGLPDNEKLVMALHYQEDLSYREIAQVMNITPGRISQIHTQGMIRIRAKLKS from the coding sequence TTGAAGCCTTCTAGTTATTTTGCGTCTCTTGATGTTGATGAAGCCATCCGCACTCATTTACCTTTGGTAAAGCGGATCGCCCATCAAATTTGCTCTCGCTTACCGCCGAATGTTGAGGTAGATGATCTCATCCAAGAAGGGTTAACGGGTTTATTAGATGCTCTCAAGCGCTATGAACCCCAACCCAATTTAGCTTTTGAAGCCTATGCTAAAACGCGCATACGGGGCGCTATTTATGACTCCTGCCGCAAAAATGATATCTTGCCGCGCAATCAGCGCGATGAATTGGTTGGCATCGAAAAAGTGACTCGCCGTTTAGAGCAAACCTTGGGACGTCACCCGTCTGAAAAAGAAATTGCTCATGGTGCTGATTTGACTATTGAGGCATACCACGCAATCATCACAAATATGGTGCATTTAATGCCGCTGGATGATTTATCGGATGATCTGATGCCTTCAGATACTGACGAATCTGACCCAATGCGCTCTGTAGCCATGAGTCAATTTGCAGAACGGATAGCCCTTGTCTTGTCGGGCTTACCTGATAATGAAAAATTAGTCATGGCTTTGCATTATCAAGAAGATCTGTCTTATCGAGAAATTGCCCAAGTCATGAATATCACCCCTGGGCGCATTAGCCAGATCCATACGCAAGGCATGATCCGTATTCGGGCAAAACTAAAGTCTTAG
- a CDS encoding flagellar biosynthesis anti-sigma factor FlgM produces MKINENAPLIPPNTGTAKPVPGSNSTANTTNTALNQTSASSVSRPAVNLDIGLAAKLAEAHSSTSATNQVSDELLIKKLRDKVATGQFEIDYNKISQSMLKDVVAAIGQKPSRP; encoded by the coding sequence ATGAAGATTAACGAGAATGCACCACTAATTCCGCCAAATACTGGAACAGCTAAACCTGTGCCAGGCTCGAACTCGACTGCCAATACAACTAATACAGCTTTAAATCAAACCTCAGCATCTTCGGTCAGTCGCCCTGCAGTCAATTTAGACATTGGTTTAGCAGCCAAGCTTGCTGAAGCGCACAGCAGTACTAGCGCTACCAATCAGGTCAGCGACGAACTCTTAATTAAAAAACTACGTGATAAGGTTGCTACTGGTCAGTTTGAGATTGATTACAACAAGATCTCCCAATCAATGCTTAAAGACGTGGTTGCAGCAATTGGGCAAAAACCAAGTCGTCCTTAA
- a CDS encoding EscU/YscU/HrcU family type III secretion system export apparatus switch protein produces the protein MEEKKTLKAVALKYEMNSAAPRITGQGEGFIAEAILAKAKEMGIPTKIEPELVEFLMQLKLNELVPPKLYAAVAEVLAWAYELDGKTLERPVKD, from the coding sequence ATGGAAGAAAAGAAAACACTGAAGGCAGTTGCACTCAAGTATGAGATGAATAGTGCTGCACCCCGTATTACAGGGCAAGGCGAAGGTTTCATTGCGGAAGCTATTTTGGCCAAAGCAAAAGAAATGGGAATTCCGACCAAAATAGAGCCTGAATTAGTAGAGTTCTTAATGCAGCTCAAATTAAATGAACTAGTGCCACCAAAACTTTACGCTGCAGTAGCGGAAGTACTTGCCTGGGCTTATGAGTTAGATGGTAAAACGCTCGAAAGACCTGTAAAAGATTAA